In Halopelagius longus, the following proteins share a genomic window:
- a CDS encoding FAD-dependent oxidoreductase → MDATVAVTAVRDVGPNTVAIEFESPEGFEAEPGQFVKLSGTVEGEEYSRFYTLSSPGVAETFEVTVGVDPEEVGPFSQHLVDLSAGDELDMTGPFGDNHYEGESRVVVLAGGPGVGPAVAIGELAAEDGNEVAIVYRTDAPAHEERLDALRDAGASVVVTGGDVEDAVADAVTAEEGEQVFVYGFADFVAEATDAVEAAGGDPDAAKVENFG, encoded by the coding sequence ATGGACGCAACCGTCGCCGTCACCGCCGTTCGAGACGTGGGACCGAACACGGTGGCCATCGAGTTCGAGTCGCCCGAGGGGTTCGAGGCCGAACCCGGCCAGTTCGTGAAACTCTCCGGTACCGTCGAGGGCGAGGAGTACTCCCGGTTCTACACGCTCTCCTCCCCCGGCGTGGCCGAGACGTTCGAGGTGACCGTCGGCGTCGACCCCGAGGAAGTGGGGCCGTTCAGCCAACACCTCGTGGACCTCTCGGCGGGCGACGAACTCGATATGACCGGCCCGTTCGGTGACAACCACTACGAGGGCGAGTCGCGCGTCGTCGTCCTCGCGGGCGGACCGGGCGTCGGCCCCGCCGTCGCCATCGGCGAGTTAGCGGCCGAGGACGGCAACGAGGTTGCTATCGTCTACCGGACGGACGCGCCCGCCCACGAGGAGAGACTCGACGCCCTCCGCGACGCGGGTGCCTCCGTCGTCGTCACCGGCGGCGACGTCGAAGACGCCGTGGCGGACGCGGTGACCGCCGAGGAGGGCGAACAGGTGTTCGTCTACGGCTTCGCCGACTTCGTGGCGGAGGCGACGGACGCGGTGGAGGCCGCGGGCGGCGACCCCGACGCCGCGAAGGTCGAGAACTTCGGCTGA
- a CDS encoding 2-oxoacid:acceptor oxidoreductase subunit alpha, with the protein MPADFNWAIGGEAGDGIDSTGKIFAQALSRAGRHVFTSKDFASRIRGGYTAYKVRTSVDPVQSVVDRLDVLIALTPRTIEENLEELHEGSVIIYDGERTTMENIEIPEGMIGLDVPLKRLAEEAGGAIMRNVVALGAACEVTNFPIENLDSALEKRFGSKGQSLVDNNKEAARSGQDYVEDNYDHEFDYDLDTTDEDYVLLNGDEAIGMGAIAAGCKFYAGYPITPATDVMEYLKGRIEQFGGHVLQAEDELSAINVALGAARAGARSMTATSGPGIDLMTETFGLVATSETPLVIVDVMRSGPSTGMPTKQEQGDLNMLLYGGHGEIPRFVFAPTTISECFWKTVEAFNMAEKYQTPVYLTADLSLAVTEQTFSPETFDMDEVEIERGKVVDDDTIDEWQNEKGQFQPHALTDDGVSPRAFPGTEGGAHMSTGLEHDELGRRTEDTEMRVDQVDKREQKVETARTEEDWSPREFGDEDADTLVISWGSNEGAMQEAMEFLEDEGIDVRFLSVPYIFPRPDLTEDVEAADDVIVVECNATGQFADVVEHDTLTRVKRLNKYNGVRFKADELADDIKELLAEEATA; encoded by the coding sequence ATGCCTGCGGACTTCAACTGGGCCATCGGCGGTGAAGCCGGCGATGGTATCGATTCGACGGGGAAGATATTCGCTCAGGCACTCTCTCGGGCTGGACGGCACGTGTTCACCTCCAAGGACTTCGCGTCTCGTATCCGCGGCGGATACACGGCGTACAAGGTCCGCACGTCGGTCGACCCGGTGCAGAGCGTCGTCGATAGACTCGACGTGCTCATCGCGCTGACGCCTCGTACCATCGAGGAGAACCTCGAAGAACTCCACGAGGGTTCCGTCATCATCTACGATGGCGAGCGAACCACGATGGAGAACATCGAGATACCCGAGGGGATGATTGGGCTGGACGTTCCCCTCAAACGCCTCGCGGAGGAGGCCGGCGGTGCCATCATGCGAAACGTCGTCGCACTCGGCGCCGCCTGCGAAGTAACGAATTTCCCTATCGAGAACCTCGACAGCGCCTTAGAGAAGCGCTTCGGTTCGAAGGGACAGTCGCTCGTCGACAACAACAAGGAGGCCGCCCGTAGCGGTCAGGACTACGTCGAGGACAACTACGACCACGAGTTCGACTACGACCTCGACACCACGGACGAAGACTACGTCCTCCTGAACGGCGACGAAGCCATCGGGATGGGCGCAATCGCCGCCGGCTGTAAGTTCTACGCCGGCTACCCCATCACGCCCGCGACGGACGTGATGGAGTACCTCAAGGGTCGCATCGAGCAGTTCGGCGGCCACGTCCTCCAGGCGGAGGACGAACTCTCCGCCATCAACGTGGCACTCGGCGCGGCGCGCGCCGGCGCGCGTTCGATGACGGCGACGTCCGGTCCGGGTATCGACCTGATGACCGAGACGTTCGGCCTCGTCGCCACCTCGGAGACGCCCCTCGTCATCGTCGACGTGATGCGCTCCGGTCCCTCGACGGGGATGCCGACGAAGCAGGAACAGGGCGACCTGAACATGCTGCTGTACGGCGGCCACGGCGAGATTCCGCGCTTCGTCTTCGCGCCGACGACGATTTCGGAGTGCTTCTGGAAGACCGTCGAGGCGTTCAACATGGCCGAGAAGTACCAGACGCCGGTGTACCTCACCGCGGACCTCTCTCTGGCCGTCACCGAACAGACGTTCTCGCCGGAGACGTTCGACATGGACGAGGTCGAAATCGAACGCGGGAAGGTCGTCGACGACGACACCATCGACGAGTGGCAAAACGAGAAGGGGCAGTTCCAACCCCACGCGCTCACCGACGACGGCGTCTCGCCGCGCGCCTTCCCCGGCACGGAGGGCGGCGCGCACATGTCCACCGGTCTCGAACACGACGAACTCGGTCGCCGGACCGAGGACACGGAGATGCGCGTCGATCAGGTGGACAAGCGCGAACAGAAGGTCGAGACGGCCCGCACCGAAGAAGACTGGAGTCCGCGCGAGTTCGGCGACGAGGACGCGGATACGCTCGTCATCTCGTGGGGCTCGAACGAGGGCGCGATGCAGGAAGCCATGGAGTTCCTCGAAGACGAGGGCATCGACGTGCGGTTCCTCTCGGTCCCCTACATCTTCCCGCGCCCGGACCTCACCGAGGACGTCGAGGCGGCGGACGACGTCATCGTCGTCGAGTGTAACGCGACCGGTCAGTTCGCCGACGTCGTCGAGCACGACACACTTACACGGGTCAAGCGCCTCAACAAGTACAACGGTGTCCGGTTCAAGGCGGACGAACTCGCAGACGACATCAAAGAACTCCTCGCAGAGGAGGCTACCGCATAA
- a CDS encoding 2-oxoacid:ferredoxin oxidoreductase subunit beta, translated as MSSDIRFTDFKSDKQPTWCPGCGDFGTMNGMMKALANTGNDPDNTFVVAGIGCSGKIGTYMHSYALHGVHGRALPVGTGVKLANPDLEVMVAGGDGDGYSIGAGHFVHAVRRNVDMTYVVMDNRIYGLTKGQASPTSREDFETSTTPEGPQQPPVNPLALALAAGGTFIAQSFSTDAQRHAEIVQQAIEHDGFGFVNVFSPCVTFNDVDTYDYFRDNLVDVADEDHDPSDYDAAKNKILDADKEYQGVIWQDDESVPYDQKHDLDSNMSEIDDGAPEGAMDLVREFY; from the coding sequence ATGAGCTCCGACATTCGATTCACCGACTTCAAATCCGACAAGCAGCCCACGTGGTGCCCCGGTTGCGGGGACTTCGGGACGATGAACGGCATGATGAAGGCACTCGCGAACACGGGGAACGACCCCGACAACACCTTCGTCGTCGCCGGTATCGGCTGTTCCGGGAAAATCGGGACGTACATGCACTCGTACGCCCTCCACGGCGTCCACGGGCGCGCACTCCCCGTCGGCACGGGCGTCAAACTCGCCAACCCCGACCTCGAAGTGATGGTCGCGGGCGGCGACGGCGACGGCTACTCCATCGGCGCGGGTCACTTCGTCCACGCCGTTCGGCGGAACGTCGATATGACGTACGTCGTCATGGACAACCGCATCTACGGCCTCACGAAGGGGCAGGCCTCGCCCACCTCGCGCGAGGACTTCGAGACGTCCACGACGCCCGAGGGCCCGCAGCAACCGCCGGTGAACCCCCTCGCACTCGCACTCGCGGCGGGCGGGACGTTCATCGCGCAGTCGTTCTCGACGGACGCGCAGCGTCACGCCGAGATCGTCCAGCAAGCCATCGAACACGACGGCTTCGGCTTCGTCAACGTGTTCAGTCCGTGCGTCACGTTCAACGACGTGGACACGTACGACTACTTCCGCGACAACCTCGTGGACGTCGCCGACGAGGACCACGACCCCTCCGATTACGACGCCGCGAAGAACAAGATTCTCGACGCGGACAAGGAGTACCAGGGCGTCATCTGGCAGGACGACGAGTCCGTGCCGTACGACCAGAAACACGACCTCGACTCCAACATGTCCGAAATCGACGACGGCGCGCCGGAGGGCGCGATGGACCTCGTCCGCGAGTTCTACTAA
- a CDS encoding geranylgeranyl reductase family protein yields the protein MPAEVYDMVVVGGGTAGAFAAATGAAEGLDVVLLERKPEEEAGHIACGDAIKGKSTFPDVIDLDRLKEESFTNQNIRRAVFENPRGETLDIPFGSSGAVIDRRRYGEIILDEAERLGAELQFDTVVQDVMQADDGTVTGVRAKRNGSVVEYEAEVTIDGAGALSILQDKTDFSGTYFDTNVSYSQFCSAYREVIDVSEPVEYDDAIVFKPTEELGYLWYFPRSSTEINAGLGFQMTEKPMELVDALKRDLRNRPEFANATVKDKLGAALPTRRPYDSAVADGFIAAGDSAGHVNPTTGGGIPGAAKSAHWAAKRAVKAISEGDVSEANLWEYNRDVMTDFGKRFAAVDLYNIWGTAHEVNELVDIVSSLPGQQLVDALSSGTSEMSLKLKLETLVKTFGHWDALYGLYKVSRKASEISTLYNAYPSSPRGFESWREGRDDIMDELYEISGADQKY from the coding sequence ATGCCCGCGGAAGTTTACGACATGGTCGTCGTCGGGGGAGGAACGGCGGGAGCCTTCGCGGCGGCGACCGGGGCGGCGGAGGGCCTCGACGTCGTTCTCCTCGAACGAAAGCCCGAGGAGGAGGCCGGCCACATCGCCTGTGGCGACGCCATCAAGGGGAAGAGCACCTTTCCGGACGTTATCGACCTCGACCGCCTCAAAGAGGAATCGTTCACCAACCAGAACATCCGCCGCGCCGTCTTCGAGAATCCGCGCGGCGAGACGCTGGACATACCGTTCGGCAGTTCGGGGGCGGTCATCGACCGGCGGCGCTACGGGGAGATAATCTTAGACGAGGCCGAGCGTCTCGGCGCGGAACTGCAGTTCGACACCGTCGTCCAAGACGTGATGCAGGCCGACGACGGCACCGTCACCGGCGTCCGCGCGAAGCGAAACGGGAGCGTCGTAGAGTACGAGGCGGAGGTCACCATCGACGGCGCGGGTGCGCTGTCGATTCTGCAGGATAAGACGGACTTCTCCGGAACGTACTTCGATACGAACGTCTCGTACTCGCAGTTCTGTTCCGCCTACCGCGAGGTCATCGACGTCTCCGAACCGGTCGAGTACGACGACGCCATCGTGTTCAAACCGACCGAGGAACTGGGGTACCTCTGGTACTTCCCCCGGTCTTCGACGGAGATAAACGCAGGGCTTGGCTTCCAGATGACCGAGAAGCCGATGGAACTGGTGGACGCGCTGAAACGCGACCTGCGGAACCGCCCGGAGTTCGCGAACGCCACCGTGAAGGACAAACTCGGCGCGGCCCTGCCGACGCGCCGCCCCTACGACTCGGCGGTGGCCGACGGCTTCATCGCCGCGGGCGACTCCGCGGGACACGTCAATCCCACCACCGGCGGCGGCATCCCCGGCGCGGCGAAGTCCGCCCACTGGGCGGCGAAACGCGCCGTGAAGGCCATCTCCGAGGGCGACGTGAGCGAGGCGAACCTCTGGGAGTACAACCGCGACGTGATGACGGACTTCGGCAAGCGGTTCGCCGCGGTGGACCTGTACAACATCTGGGGCACCGCCCACGAGGTGAACGAACTCGTCGATATCGTCTCGTCGCTGCCGGGCCAGCAACTGGTCGACGCCCTCAGTAGCGGCACCTCCGAGATGAGTCTCAAGCTCAAACTGGAGACGCTCGTGAAGACGTTCGGCCACTGGGACGCCCTCTACGGCCTCTACAAGGTGAGTCGGAAGGCGTCGGAGATTTCGACGCTGTACAACGCCTACCCCTCCTCGCCGCGCGGGTTCGAGTCGTGGCGGGAGGGACGCGACGACATCATGGACGAACTGTACGAAATCAGCGGCGCGGACCAGAAGTACTGA
- a CDS encoding aldo/keto reductase — MSHQVPDSDDVPEADAMPMLGLGTWQNDDPDDCADAVETALNMGYRHIDTAQAYDNEEAVGRGIQNADVDREDVFLATKVWIDNLSYDDVLATTEESLDKLGVDYVDLLYVHWPSREYDPEETFRAFDELVDDGKVERIGISNFEPEQVDEAVETADNAIFANQIELHPLLPQKELREHCADRDVEIVAYSPLARGEVFDVPELSDVAEKHGVSEAQVSLAWLREKGVTAIPKATGEDHISDNWASLSVELDDEDVEKIDGIDRTERQVDPGFAPW, encoded by the coding sequence ATGTCCCACCAAGTACCCGATAGTGACGACGTCCCCGAGGCCGACGCCATGCCGATGCTCGGACTCGGCACGTGGCAGAACGACGACCCGGACGACTGCGCCGACGCGGTGGAGACGGCGCTGAACATGGGGTACCGCCACATCGACACGGCGCAGGCGTACGACAACGAGGAGGCCGTCGGTCGCGGCATCCAGAACGCCGACGTCGACCGCGAGGACGTGTTCCTCGCAACGAAGGTGTGGATCGACAATCTCTCGTACGACGACGTGCTCGCGACGACCGAGGAGAGCCTCGACAAACTCGGCGTCGACTACGTTGACCTGCTCTACGTCCACTGGCCGTCCCGCGAGTACGACCCCGAGGAGACGTTCCGCGCGTTCGACGAACTCGTCGACGACGGGAAAGTAGAGCGCATCGGCATCAGCAACTTCGAGCCCGAACAGGTGGACGAGGCCGTCGAGACGGCGGACAACGCCATCTTCGCGAACCAGATAGAGCTCCACCCCCTCCTCCCGCAGAAGGAACTCCGCGAGCACTGCGCGGACCGCGACGTCGAAATCGTCGCGTACTCTCCGCTGGCCCGCGGCGAGGTGTTCGACGTGCCCGAACTGTCCGACGTCGCCGAGAAACACGGCGTCAGCGAGGCGCAGGTGTCGCTGGCGTGGCTTCGGGAGAAGGGCGTCACCGCCATCCCGAAGGCGACGGGCGAAGACCACATCAGCGACAACTGGGCGTCGCTGAGCGTCGAACTCGACGACGAGGACGTCGAGAAGATAGACGGAATCGACCGAACCGAGCGTCAGGTCGACCCCGGCTTCGCTCCCTGGTAA
- a CDS encoding DUF7333 family protein: MEFDRTRTAVLFLVLVAAGVAALLAMGVMATSTVLMMVAPAMLVFGAICLGIGVKHGEYRVGGTR, from the coding sequence ATGGAGTTCGACCGCACGCGAACGGCCGTGCTGTTTCTCGTCCTCGTCGCCGCGGGCGTCGCCGCCCTCCTCGCGATGGGCGTGATGGCGACGAGTACGGTACTGATGATGGTCGCCCCCGCGATGTTGGTGTTCGGGGCGATCTGTCTCGGCATCGGCGTCAAACACGGCGAGTACCGCGTCGGGGGAACGCGCTGA
- a CDS encoding DUF373 family protein — protein sequence MTTLVLCVDRSNDIGRKAGLQTPVVGWEAVQSLVTEVGLADPEDSSVNCLLESLRVVRDLRDGDEDAVVAVVSGGSDSLVGADRSLAAQVDRLVEEYDPESTIVVIDSAGDERVVPVIESRLRIDSVDRVVVRQAHDIESTYYLLKQFLADEELRTTVLVPLGATLLLMPLLLTQFSPAVALAGLAAVLGAVLLYKGFAIDEFVADVPDRVRDALYSGQVSVVTYAAAGGLSLVGIFLGALSVTTPTGSETVVLPAMQFVYNAVPWLALAALTASAGRLIDELIGSDGVRTPYLNLPFGVVALGLVVRGFSGWFLQREGVLANAVLVDVALSARQRLALFIVGGIVVSIVGVRIAASVTDETVEDAVEQ from the coding sequence GTGACCACGCTCGTCCTCTGCGTCGACCGGTCGAACGACATCGGGCGGAAGGCCGGCCTCCAGACGCCCGTGGTCGGGTGGGAGGCCGTCCAATCGCTCGTGACGGAGGTGGGGCTCGCGGACCCGGAGGACTCGAGCGTGAACTGCCTCTTGGAGTCGCTCCGCGTCGTCAGGGACCTGCGGGACGGCGACGAGGACGCCGTCGTCGCCGTCGTCTCCGGCGGGAGCGACTCGCTCGTCGGCGCGGACCGGTCGCTCGCCGCGCAGGTGGACCGACTCGTCGAGGAGTACGACCCCGAATCGACCATCGTCGTCATCGACAGCGCCGGCGACGAACGCGTCGTGCCGGTGATAGAGAGTCGCCTCCGCATCGACTCCGTCGACCGGGTGGTCGTCAGGCAGGCCCACGACATCGAATCGACGTACTACCTGCTGAAGCAGTTCCTCGCCGACGAGGAACTGCGGACGACGGTGTTGGTCCCCCTCGGGGCGACGTTGCTTTTGATGCCGCTTTTGCTCACGCAGTTCTCGCCCGCCGTCGCGCTCGCGGGTCTGGCGGCGGTGCTCGGGGCGGTGCTGCTGTACAAGGGGTTCGCCATCGACGAGTTCGTCGCGGACGTGCCCGACAGGGTTCGAGACGCCCTCTACTCGGGGCAGGTGTCCGTCGTAACGTACGCCGCCGCCGGCGGACTGTCGCTCGTCGGCATCTTCCTCGGCGCGCTCTCGGTGACGACGCCGACGGGGTCGGAGACGGTGGTACTGCCCGCGATGCAGTTCGTCTACAACGCGGTGCCGTGGTTGGCGCTCGCCGCGTTGACCGCAAGCGCCGGCCGACTCATCGACGAACTCATCGGCTCCGACGGCGTCCGGACGCCGTACCTGAACCTCCCGTTCGGCGTCGTCGCCCTCGGACTCGTCGTCCGGGGGTTCTCCGGGTGGTTCCTCCAACGCGAGGGCGTCCTCGCGAACGCGGTGCTGGTCGACGTCGCGCTGTCGGCCCGACAGCGACTGGCCCTGTTCATCGTCGGCGGCATCGTCGTCAGCATCGTCGGCGTCCGAATCGCCGCGAGCGTGACCGACGAGACGGTGGAGGACGCAGTCGAGCAGTGA
- a CDS encoding RidA family protein: protein MRRDAVSSGTEWEPKVGYSRAVRTGETIRVSGTTATDEDGDVVGVGDAGAQTRQALSNVVSAVEELGGGVEDVVRTRMYVVDIEEWEAVGEAHGSFFRDVPVRPASTMVEVSRLVDPELLVEIEAEAVVEPSEG, encoded by the coding sequence ATGCGACGAGACGCCGTCTCCAGCGGTACCGAGTGGGAACCGAAGGTGGGGTACTCCCGCGCCGTCCGGACGGGCGAGACGATTCGCGTCTCCGGAACGACGGCGACGGACGAGGACGGCGACGTGGTCGGCGTCGGCGACGCGGGCGCACAGACGAGACAGGCCCTCTCGAACGTCGTCTCGGCCGTCGAGGAACTCGGCGGGGGAGTCGAAGACGTGGTGCGGACCCGGATGTACGTCGTCGACATCGAAGAGTGGGAAGCCGTCGGCGAGGCCCACGGGTCGTTCTTCCGCGACGTGCCGGTTCGTCCCGCCTCGACGATGGTCGAGGTGAGCCGACTCGTCGACCCGGAACTGCTGGTCGAAATCGAGGCCGAAGCGGTGGTCGAACCGAGCGAAGGCTGA
- a CDS encoding coiled-coil protein: MVTKQDVLQEYDVQELDESDNVELTDDKLEDGSKGELIKLAGQLRDRRNDLNQMASERASKRDDLNAKTREKVDEAQEHREQRDSLNEQVQEHKNKRNELNAEANELFDKVEEMKQDLELNDGKDIDELKEEIEQLEFRQQTEVLSTEDERELIEKIEDKREQLRQKKDKVEESGELEELIEEAEEVRSEASQHHQKVTELADKAQEHHNQMIEAYREADDIRDKADAMHELFVEAQEAADRHHEDFVRVQKRLRELDKQEEQERDAERAEEREAAKEEAEEIYQKFKEGETLDTEDLMKLQKTGLL, translated from the coding sequence ATGGTGACAAAGCAAGACGTTCTCCAAGAATACGACGTACAAGAGCTCGACGAATCCGACAACGTCGAACTCACAGACGACAAGCTCGAAGACGGTTCGAAAGGCGAGCTTATCAAACTCGCGGGGCAGCTCCGCGACCGTCGTAACGACCTGAATCAGATGGCCTCCGAGCGCGCGTCCAAGCGCGACGACCTGAACGCGAAGACTCGCGAGAAGGTCGACGAGGCACAAGAACACCGAGAGCAGCGAGACTCGCTCAACGAGCAGGTTCAGGAGCACAAGAACAAGCGCAACGAGCTCAACGCCGAGGCCAACGAACTCTTCGACAAAGTCGAGGAGATGAAGCAGGACCTCGAGCTCAACGACGGGAAGGACATCGACGAGCTCAAAGAGGAGATCGAGCAGCTCGAGTTCCGACAGCAGACCGAGGTCCTCTCGACGGAAGACGAGCGCGAACTCATCGAGAAGATCGAGGACAAGCGCGAGCAGCTCCGTCAGAAGAAGGACAAGGTCGAAGAGAGCGGTGAACTCGAAGAGCTCATCGAGGAGGCCGAGGAGGTTCGCTCCGAGGCGTCCCAGCACCACCAGAAGGTGACCGAGCTCGCCGACAAGGCCCAAGAGCACCACAACCAGATGATCGAGGCCTACCGAGAGGCCGACGACATCCGCGACAAGGCCGACGCGATGCACGAACTCTTCGTCGAAGCCCAAGAGGCGGCCGACCGCCACCACGAGGACTTCGTCCGCGTCCAAAAGCGCCTCCGCGAGCTCGACAAGCAGGAAGAGCAGGAGCGCGACGCCGAACGCGCCGAGGAGCGCGAAGCGGCCAAAGAGGAGGCCGAGGAGATCTACCAGAAGTTCAAGGAAGGCGAGACCCTCGACACCGAGGACCTGATGAAGCTCCAGAAGACGGGGCTCCTCTAA
- a CDS encoding DUF371 domain-containing protein: protein MTERREVVRARGHENVSAEHASTFEVTSDDWLTPAGDCILAVEADRVPADFDEAFVEACRDEDATITAEVTVETDDGKTYEQTVTGRGHPDLTFENDRSHVGRTSDYVDDRTVLVGAEGAAADFDRELVAALADGASLTLTLTVE, encoded by the coding sequence ATGACCGAACGACGCGAAGTCGTCCGCGCGCGCGGACACGAGAACGTCTCGGCCGAACACGCGAGCACGTTCGAGGTGACGTCGGACGATTGGCTCACGCCCGCGGGCGACTGCATCCTCGCGGTCGAAGCCGACAGGGTACCCGCGGACTTCGACGAGGCGTTCGTCGAGGCGTGCCGCGACGAAGACGCGACGATTACGGCGGAAGTAACAGTCGAAACAGACGATGGAAAGACGTACGAGCAGACTGTTACGGGGCGGGGCCACCCGGACCTGACGTTCGAGAACGACCGGAGTCACGTCGGGCGGACGAGCGACTACGTGGACGACCGAACCGTCCTCGTCGGCGCCGAGGGGGCCGCCGCGGACTTCGACCGCGAACTCGTCGCCGCCCTCGCCGACGGAGCGTCCCTGACGCTGACGCTCACCGTCGAGTGA
- a CDS encoding endonuclease III domain-containing protein, translated as MPEEPAENISGGEAGGGTAAVFEERDAETRAEAVVDELGRLYWRKAYGGQDAFECLVRTILSQNTSDKASQPAHDELMARFGPAEELAETLAEADREEIADAISAAGLYNQKSKMIRGAAREVVSEFGGTEGFDAYVREEDPAAVRERLLEIHGVGPKTADCVLLFAGGRGGVFPVDTHVHRISRRLGVAPPDADHEEVRQSLERDVPAAKCGFGHTAMIQFGREYCSARKPACLDGLDACPMAALCDRVGVEPESGEVVDPAEAAPAD; from the coding sequence ATGCCGGAGGAACCCGCGGAGAACATAAGCGGCGGCGAGGCCGGCGGCGGCACCGCCGCGGTGTTCGAAGAGAGGGACGCGGAGACGCGCGCGGAGGCCGTCGTAGACGAGTTAGGCAGACTGTACTGGCGGAAAGCCTACGGCGGACAGGACGCCTTCGAGTGTCTCGTCCGGACGATTCTCAGCCAGAACACGAGCGACAAGGCGAGTCAACCGGCCCACGACGAACTGATGGCTCGGTTCGGACCGGCCGAGGAACTCGCCGAGACGTTGGCGGAGGCCGACAGGGAGGAGATAGCCGACGCCATCTCCGCGGCGGGACTGTACAACCAGAAGTCGAAGATGATACGCGGCGCGGCGCGGGAAGTCGTCTCCGAGTTCGGCGGCACCGAGGGGTTCGACGCCTACGTCCGGGAGGAAGACCCCGCCGCCGTCCGCGAGCGGTTACTGGAGATTCACGGCGTCGGCCCGAAGACGGCCGACTGCGTCTTGCTCTTCGCCGGCGGCCGGGGCGGCGTCTTCCCCGTGGACACGCACGTCCACCGAATCTCGCGCCGATTGGGCGTCGCGCCGCCGGACGCCGACCACGAAGAGGTGCGTCAGTCGCTCGAACGCGACGTACCCGCGGCGAAGTGCGGGTTCGGCCACACCGCGATGATTCAGTTCGGTCGCGAGTACTGTTCCGCCAGAAAGCCCGCCTGCCTCGACGGACTCGACGCGTGTCCGATGGCGGCGCTCTGCGATAGGGTCGGCGTAGAGCCCGAATCCGGCGAGGTGGTGGACCCCGCGGAGGCGGCGCCCGCCGACTGA
- a CDS encoding HalOD1 output domain-containing protein — MVEDGVGGRDPSAPADEYHAMHDWSDDEPLSFSVVRAVSMLAGKEPEALQPLYEVIDPDALDSLFTDKAGRNGTLSFSLDGYDVTIHADGSIVVERADANYPSGPSP; from the coding sequence ATGGTTGAGGACGGAGTCGGCGGGAGGGACCCGTCGGCACCGGCGGACGAGTACCACGCGATGCACGACTGGTCGGACGACGAACCGCTGAGTTTCAGCGTCGTCCGGGCGGTGTCGATGCTCGCGGGGAAGGAGCCCGAGGCGTTACAACCGCTGTACGAGGTCATCGACCCCGACGCGCTCGACTCGTTGTTCACCGACAAGGCGGGACGCAACGGGACGCTCTCCTTTTCGCTCGACGGCTACGACGTGACCATCCACGCCGACGGGAGCATCGTCGTCGAACGCGCCGACGCGAACTACCCGTCCGGACCGTCGCCCTGA
- a CDS encoding DUF7332 family protein produces the protein MRRSIRTVTAVVVLLATLGAPVVGPVAAQSSNSGAASDAGEKRCFPPGGHELGVGTEGPGISMIVHTSLFSNLGGEGALGLEARGTALNASIISLQTGVVFDGVGDAGAFLSNPFSRFAILFDYSFDLPMFSSLGEDRSSYASEESPVSGVETRAC, from the coding sequence ATGCGACGCTCGATACGAACTGTTACCGCGGTAGTCGTTCTCTTGGCGACGTTGGGTGCGCCCGTCGTCGGTCCGGTCGCCGCCCAGTCGTCTAACTCCGGGGCGGCCTCGGACGCCGGCGAGAAGCGGTGCTTCCCGCCCGGCGGTCACGAACTCGGCGTCGGCACGGAGGGTCCGGGCATCTCGATGATCGTCCACACGTCGCTGTTCTCGAACCTCGGCGGCGAAGGAGCACTCGGCCTCGAAGCCCGCGGCACCGCGCTGAACGCCAGCATCATCTCGCTTCAGACGGGCGTCGTCTTCGACGGCGTCGGCGACGCCGGGGCGTTCCTCTCGAACCCGTTCTCTCGGTTCGCGATACTGTTCGACTACTCGTTCGACCTCCCGATGTTCTCGTCTCTCGGCGAGGACCGGTCGTCGTACGCCTCCGAGGAGTCGCCGGTGTCGGGCGTCGAGACGAGGGCGTGTTGA
- a CDS encoding methylglyoxal synthase: MRLALIAHDEKKPELIQFAKNRKEDLERFDLMATGTTGKRLQEETGLDIERKQSGPIGGDMQIGAEIADENCAGVFFLRDPLTAQPHEPDITALLRIADVHSIPLATNLSSADAILDELVRQLESESKSHR, encoded by the coding sequence ATGCGTCTCGCGCTCATCGCTCACGACGAGAAGAAGCCGGAACTCATCCAGTTCGCGAAGAACCGCAAGGAGGACCTCGAGCGGTTCGACCTGATGGCCACCGGGACGACGGGGAAGCGACTCCAAGAGGAGACGGGCCTCGACATCGAACGCAAGCAGTCCGGTCCCATCGGCGGCGACATGCAGATCGGGGCCGAAATCGCCGACGAGAACTGCGCGGGCGTCTTCTTCCTGCGGGACCCCCTGACCGCCCAACCGCACGAACCCGACATCACGGCGCTTCTCCGCATCGCCGACGTCCACTCCATTCCCCTCGCGACGAACCTCTCTAGCGCCGACGCCATCCTCGACGAACTGGTCAGACAGCTCGAATCGGAGTCGAAATCTCACCGCTGA